In Candidatus Binatia bacterium, one DNA window encodes the following:
- a CDS encoding chromate transporter, whose amino-acid sequence MSRDARPSLSSIALTFAAISSTAFGGGQKASVRQQVLNRGWMDRDCFMDGLEIAQILPGPNILNLALYCGQRVRGVPGAVAAFLGASIPPFIIVLIAGALYFKYSANPFVQGALRGCAAGALGLTVGNALELAWDERGDWARIVLLAVTALTVSFLHMPLLLVLVVFGGIGIVHQYVKTRRPKQ is encoded by the coding sequence ATGTCTCGTGATGCTCGCCCATCGCTATCCAGCATTGCGCTGACTTTTGCGGCGATCTCCTCGACGGCGTTCGGCGGAGGTCAAAAGGCGAGCGTCCGACAGCAGGTCTTAAACCGCGGCTGGATGGACCGCGACTGCTTTATGGACGGCCTGGAGATCGCGCAGATCCTCCCCGGCCCGAACATCCTGAACCTCGCGCTGTATTGCGGTCAGCGCGTCCGCGGCGTCCCGGGCGCGGTCGCGGCGTTCTTGGGCGCGAGCATTCCGCCGTTCATCATCGTGCTGATCGCCGGCGCGCTCTATTTCAAATACTCGGCGAACCCGTTTGTGCAAGGAGCGCTGCGCGGATGCGCGGCCGGCGCGCTCGGACTGACGGTCGGCAACGCGCTCGAGCTCGCGTGGGACGAACGCGGCGATTGGGCGCGCATCGTGCTGCTGGCCGTGACCGCCCTCACCGTGTCGTTCCTGCACATGCCGCTGCTGCTCGTGCTCGTGGTCTTCGGGGGCATCGGAATCGTCCACCAATACGTCAAGACGCGTCGGCCGAAGCAATGA
- the rplC gene encoding 50S ribosomal protein L3 — MKNILGRKVGMTSVFTEDGRYVPVTVIAAGPCTVVERKTKEKHGYDAVALGFEPVKRSRVTRPLAGHFKKQGLEPLRFVREFRDEPEGERGQSVTVTGFEPGDRVDVVGISKGHGFAGGIKRHNFSGGGASHGSMIHRQPASNGDTNAGRTTKGSRRPGHLGVDRTTLQNLEVVRADGERNLLLVRGAVPGAKNALVLVRQSVKTRKANI, encoded by the coding sequence TTGAAGAACATTCTGGGCCGGAAAGTCGGGATGACCAGCGTGTTCACTGAGGACGGGCGCTACGTGCCGGTCACGGTGATCGCGGCGGGTCCCTGTACGGTCGTGGAGCGCAAGACTAAAGAGAAGCACGGCTACGACGCCGTCGCTCTCGGCTTCGAGCCGGTCAAGCGCAGCCGCGTGACCCGTCCGCTCGCGGGCCACTTCAAGAAGCAGGGGTTGGAGCCGCTGCGCTTCGTGCGCGAGTTCCGCGACGAGCCCGAAGGCGAACGGGGACAGAGCGTGACGGTCACCGGCTTCGAGCCGGGCGACCGCGTCGACGTGGTCGGCATCTCCAAGGGTCACGGCTTTGCGGGCGGCATCAAGCGGCACAACTTCAGCGGCGGCGGCGCGAGCCATGGCTCGATGATTCATCGGCAGCCGGCCAGCAACGGCGATACCAACGCGGGCCGCACGACCAAGGGCAGCCGGCGCCCCGGACACCTCGGCGTCGACCGCACGACGCTGCAGAACCTCGAGGTCGTCCGCGCCGACGGCGAGCGCAACTTATTGCTCGTGCGCGGTGCCGTTCCCGGGGCGAAGAACGCGCTGGTGCTCGTGCGCCAGAGCGTCAAGACGCGTAAGGCCAATATCTAA
- the rpsJ gene encoding 30S ribosomal protein S10: MAKQMIRIRLKAYDHKVLDQSAERIVETAKRTGAFVSGPVPLPTEINRFCVQRSTNNDKKSREHFEMRTHKRLIDILQASPKTMDALMHLDLPAGVDIELKA; the protein is encoded by the coding sequence ATGGCGAAGCAAATGATTCGCATACGCCTCAAGGCGTATGATCACAAGGTCCTGGATCAGTCGGCGGAGCGCATCGTCGAGACGGCGAAGCGCACCGGCGCCTTCGTCAGCGGCCCCGTGCCGCTTCCGACCGAGATCAATCGGTTCTGCGTTCAGCGCTCCACGAACAACGACAAGAAGTCGCGCGAGCACTTCGAGATGCGGACGCATAAGCGACTCATCGACATCCTGCAGGCTTCGCCCAAGACGATGGACGCGCTGATGCATCTCGACCTGCCCGCGGGCGTGGACATCGAGCTTAAAGCCTAG
- a CDS encoding DUF5654 family protein codes for MEIKSSYLGTMIGLATVAFGLIAAGAWNKFISDAIALFLKPGNGVLAELIYAILITIVAILVIQSLAKLAEKEAALTARLPFGKKPQE; via the coding sequence ATGGAAATCAAATCGTCGTATCTCGGCACCATGATTGGGCTAGCGACCGTCGCCTTCGGTCTCATCGCGGCGGGCGCGTGGAATAAATTCATTTCGGACGCGATCGCACTATTTCTCAAACCGGGCAACGGCGTGCTCGCCGAGCTGATCTACGCGATCCTCATCACCATCGTCGCGATCCTCGTGATTCAGTCGCTCGCGAAGCTCGCCGAAAAAGAGGCGGCCCTCACGGCTCGCCTTCCGTTCGGGAAGAAACCGCAGGAGTAG
- the rplD gene encoding 50S ribosomal protein L4 produces the protein MLREAPSPAFLERELDAKHDVIYRAVHREFANGRAGTASTKKRDEVAGGGRKPWRQKGTGRARQGSIRSPQWRHGGVVFGPQPRDYVESLNKKERRLAFTAALADRFRNGAVMLLDAENFSVSKTAGFAALLFGSAKAAKRGPATLIVCSRVEKNAAEIRRLSRNLQRVAVTDEGALDVKDVLRFERIVFTVPAHEALSQRLGGEKEQTDGRA, from the coding sequence ATGCTGCGCGAGGCACCGTCGCCCGCTTTCCTCGAGCGCGAGCTCGACGCCAAGCACGACGTGATCTACCGCGCGGTGCATCGCGAGTTCGCGAACGGGCGCGCCGGCACGGCCTCCACCAAGAAACGCGACGAGGTCGCGGGCGGCGGACGCAAGCCGTGGCGCCAGAAGGGCACCGGCCGCGCCCGCCAGGGATCGATTCGCTCGCCACAATGGCGGCACGGCGGCGTCGTCTTCGGCCCGCAGCCGCGCGACTACGTGGAGTCCCTCAATAAGAAGGAACGCCGGCTGGCCTTCACCGCCGCGCTGGCCGACCGTTTCCGCAACGGCGCAGTCATGCTCTTGGACGCCGAGAACTTCAGCGTATCGAAGACCGCGGGCTTCGCGGCCCTACTCTTCGGCAGCGCCAAGGCGGCGAAGCGCGGCCCGGCGACGCTGATCGTATGCAGCCGGGTCGAGAAGAACGCAGCCGAGATCCGGCGCTTGAGCCGTAACCTGCAGCGCGTCGCCGTCACCGACGAGGGGGCGCTCGACGTCAAGGACGTGCTGCGCTTCGAGCGGATCGTCTTTACCGTGCCGGCCCACGAGGCGCTCTCGCAGCGGCTGGGCGGCGAAAAGGAGCAGACCGATGGACGCGCGTGA
- a CDS encoding choice-of-anchor tandem repeat GloVer-containing protein: MRVVFVILGCVALTACSGAIRSLPLSSGADRASGPIQPAISYKSIFSFSGSDGAIPYAGLVNVKGTLYGTTSTGDYGGGVVFKITPAGAEKVLYGFKTGGAANSPYAPLIFVNGALYGTTTVGGPANCGSVFRVTLRGAAKTLHDFKNNADGCLPIAPLLDVKGILYGTTRDGGAQTDGTVFKITSSGSEKVLYAFKGSRYDDAGSPAAGLTDVKGVLYGATNGGGPKQDGTVFRVTFSGSEKVLHVFNGSDGNSPLSRLLAVNGTLYGTTASGGAKNLGTVFSVSTSGKVKVLHSFRGGTDGATPPFGGLVDLKGAFYGVTSIGGKKNTGTIFRITPAGKETVLYSFGTSGSGFDGANPSGTLTYLGGRFFGTTTAGGANGKGTVYSIRP; encoded by the coding sequence ATGCGCGTGGTTTTTGTAATTCTGGGTTGCGTGGCCCTCACGGCTTGTTCCGGCGCGATACGCTCCTTGCCGCTATCGTCCGGGGCCGATCGCGCGTCGGGACCAATCCAGCCGGCGATCAGCTACAAGTCAATCTTCTCCTTCAGCGGGAGCGACGGTGCTATCCCATACGCCGGGCTCGTCAACGTGAAGGGCACGCTTTACGGCACGACGTCGACCGGCGACTACGGCGGTGGCGTCGTCTTTAAGATTACGCCGGCCGGAGCGGAAAAAGTGCTCTACGGTTTCAAAACTGGAGGCGCCGCAAACTCACCGTACGCGCCGCTGATCTTCGTAAACGGCGCGCTGTACGGTACGACGACCGTAGGCGGACCGGCCAACTGCGGTAGCGTCTTTAGAGTCACGCTGCGCGGCGCGGCAAAAACGCTGCACGATTTCAAAAACAACGCTGACGGCTGCCTCCCCATAGCTCCGCTGCTCGACGTGAAGGGCATCCTCTATGGCACCACACGCGACGGCGGAGCACAGACTGATGGTACCGTCTTCAAAATCACGTCGTCGGGGTCGGAGAAGGTGCTCTACGCCTTCAAGGGCAGCCGTTACGACGATGCCGGCTCTCCGGCCGCCGGCCTCACCGACGTGAAAGGCGTGCTGTACGGCGCGACCAACGGCGGCGGGCCAAAGCAAGACGGAACCGTTTTCAGAGTTACATTTTCCGGCAGCGAAAAAGTGCTTCACGTTTTCAACGGCAGCGACGGCAACAGCCCACTCAGCAGGCTCCTCGCGGTTAACGGTACCCTTTACGGAACGACTGCCAGCGGCGGCGCAAAGAATCTTGGAACCGTCTTTTCAGTGAGCACGTCGGGTAAGGTAAAGGTGCTTCACAGTTTTCGCGGAGGCACCGACGGCGCAACCCCGCCATTCGGAGGACTCGTCGACTTGAAGGGAGCGTTCTACGGCGTGACGAGCATTGGTGGCAAGAAAAACACCGGCACGATCTTTAGGATCACGCCCGCCGGCAAAGAGACGGTGCTCTACAGTTTCGGCACCAGCGGCAGCGGCTTCGACGGCGCCAACCCAAGTGGGACCTTAACGTACTTAGGAGGCCGGTTCTTCGGCACGACAACCGCCGGCGGAGCGAACGGGAAGGGAACTGTCTACTCGATCCGACCGTGA
- a CDS encoding aspartyl protease family protein: MTRRLTALLGASFLASFVVPTAASASSKSVLDELRKAMLTRPLSSIESIHAVGSIESLGISGRAQEWDDVRGVRFTVDQNAGPLSGASGWDGKVAWSQDYAGLVTIDGGASGRIQAIDQAYLDNLRYLRPDAGGAVVVYAGQRNADGKQYDALAVTPPNGSELLLWIDPRTHLVGQVTTTVGTMTITTVYSNYRRVDGLTYPFSSSTETSAGNSFAQRFSTIELNTDVAERMRVPGRNVHDYSIPGGGSINVPLQIVNNHIYVGVMLDGRGPYTFVLDSGGDYIVTPDVAAALHAKSVGGVNLSGVGNATEGAAFTRVETIAVGGAQVRNQYLLVLPIATGFGVAEGMRIDGMLGYQFLSRFLATVDYAGAKLTLAIPPAMPAALPNAAAIPFFFDGTIPIIPITIDGVTATAEVDTGNRAAMELLGPFLASHSGIAGLAKTPPAVTGYGVGGPAYSRLGRVPSLQIGPYSLSNVVTSFSVQTQGALADPFTPANIGGAVWRRFDLTFDYLHSRVLLAKSALFDQPFGYDRSGLFLIDSDGAHTVLSVLAGSPAAAAQLAKGDVLLSVNGAPAANQSLAALRALLSGPSGTIVRLRIRGPRGVERDATLTLADYV, encoded by the coding sequence ATGACCCGACGACTGACCGCCCTGCTTGGCGCCTCTTTCCTAGCCTCCTTCGTCGTCCCCACGGCCGCATCTGCCTCGTCGAAGAGCGTGCTGGACGAGCTGCGCAAGGCGATGTTGACTCGCCCACTCTCGTCGATCGAGTCGATTCACGCCGTGGGAAGCATCGAGAGCCTGGGCATATCCGGGAGGGCGCAGGAGTGGGACGACGTGCGCGGCGTGCGCTTTACCGTCGACCAGAACGCGGGCCCGCTGAGCGGAGCGTCGGGGTGGGACGGAAAGGTCGCCTGGAGCCAAGACTACGCCGGTCTCGTGACGATCGACGGCGGGGCGAGCGGGCGCATTCAGGCGATCGATCAGGCCTACCTCGACAACCTTCGGTACCTTCGGCCTGATGCGGGCGGCGCGGTCGTCGTGTATGCCGGACAACGCAACGCCGACGGCAAGCAGTACGACGCGCTCGCCGTCACACCGCCCAACGGCAGCGAGCTGCTACTCTGGATCGACCCGCGGACCCACCTCGTCGGCCAAGTAACCACGACCGTCGGGACCATGACGATCACGACCGTCTATTCAAACTACCGGCGGGTCGATGGCCTCACATACCCGTTTTCCAGCTCGACGGAGACATCGGCCGGCAACTCCTTCGCGCAGCGATTCTCTACAATCGAGCTCAACACCGACGTGGCCGAGCGAATGCGCGTGCCGGGGCGCAACGTGCACGATTATTCCATCCCCGGCGGCGGGAGTATCAATGTTCCGCTGCAGATCGTCAACAACCACATCTATGTCGGCGTGATGCTCGACGGTCGCGGCCCTTACACGTTCGTCCTCGACAGCGGCGGCGATTACATCGTGACGCCCGACGTCGCCGCCGCGCTGCACGCAAAGAGCGTCGGCGGCGTGAACCTGTCGGGGGTCGGCAACGCCACCGAGGGAGCTGCCTTCACGCGGGTGGAGACGATCGCCGTCGGCGGCGCGCAGGTCCGTAACCAGTATCTGCTCGTCTTGCCGATCGCGACCGGATTCGGCGTCGCTGAGGGGATGCGCATCGACGGTATGCTCGGCTATCAGTTCCTCAGCCGCTTCCTCGCGACGGTCGACTATGCCGGCGCGAAGCTCACCCTCGCGATCCCGCCTGCGATGCCGGCGGCTCTGCCCAACGCCGCGGCGATTCCATTCTTTTTCGACGGCACCATTCCGATCATTCCGATCACGATCGACGGCGTCACGGCGACGGCGGAAGTGGACACAGGGAACCGGGCGGCAATGGAGTTGCTGGGGCCCTTTCTCGCGTCGCATTCGGGTATCGCCGGCCTCGCTAAGACGCCGCCCGCCGTCACCGGCTACGGCGTCGGTGGCCCAGCATACTCGCGGCTCGGTCGCGTGCCCTCGCTGCAGATCGGACCGTACAGTCTGTCCAACGTCGTCACGTCCTTCAGCGTGCAGACCCAGGGCGCGCTCGCTGACCCGTTTACTCCGGCGAACATCGGTGGCGCCGTCTGGCGCCGCTTCGATCTGACCTTCGACTACCTGCATTCGCGGGTGTTGCTCGCGAAGAGCGCGCTCTTCGATCAACCGTTCGGTTACGATCGATCCGGGCTCTTTCTGATCGATTCCGACGGCGCGCACACGGTGCTCTCCGTACTCGCCGGATCGCCCGCAGCCGCCGCCCAGCTCGCCAAGGGCGACGTGCTGCTCAGCGTCAACGGCGCCCCCGCGGCAAATCAATCGCTCGCCGCGCTGCGCGCGCTGCTCTCGGGACCATCGGGCACGATCGTGCGGCTACGCATTCGCGGGCCGCGCGGAGTGGAACGCGACGCCACCCTCACGCTGGCGGATTACGTTTAG
- a CDS encoding acyl-CoA dehydrogenase family protein — translation MSPDAIDFIDVASLISDEERLVRDTVREFVRERVLPNVAEWFEAGTLPRELGPELGRLGLLGMHLHGFGCAGASAVAYGIACLELEAGDSGVRSFASVQGSLAMYAIYRWGSEAQKTTWLPRMARGELIGCFGLTEPDFGSNPAGMRTRARRDGGDWILDGTKMWITNGSIADLAIVWAQTEAGIRGFVVPRDSKGFAASDIHRKLSLRASVTSELVLSDCRVPADALLPLAEGLSGPLACLNEARYGIVWGAMGAARTCYETALDYAKTRVQFDRAIGGYQLTQQKLVDMLLELNKGTLLALHLGRAKDAGRLHASQVSLGKLNNVREALAIAREARTVLGANGVTLEYPIIRHMNNLESVLTYEGTSEMHALIVGKEITGLAAFS, via the coding sequence GTGTCCCCCGACGCGATCGACTTCATTGACGTCGCGAGCCTGATATCCGATGAGGAACGCCTCGTGCGCGACACGGTGCGCGAGTTCGTGCGTGAGCGCGTGCTTCCCAACGTCGCGGAATGGTTCGAGGCCGGAACGCTTCCGCGCGAGCTGGGCCCCGAGCTCGGGCGCCTCGGCTTGCTGGGCATGCATCTCCACGGCTTCGGGTGCGCCGGCGCGAGCGCGGTCGCGTACGGCATAGCGTGCCTCGAGCTCGAAGCCGGCGACTCGGGCGTGCGCAGCTTCGCATCGGTTCAGGGATCGCTCGCGATGTACGCGATCTATCGCTGGGGCAGCGAAGCGCAGAAGACGACGTGGCTGCCGCGGATGGCGCGCGGGGAGCTCATCGGATGCTTCGGCCTGACGGAGCCGGACTTCGGCAGCAACCCGGCGGGCATGCGAACGCGCGCGCGGCGCGACGGCGGCGATTGGATCCTCGACGGCACGAAGATGTGGATCACGAACGGATCGATCGCCGATCTCGCAATCGTTTGGGCTCAAACCGAAGCCGGGATCCGCGGCTTCGTCGTGCCGCGCGATTCCAAGGGATTCGCGGCGTCCGACATCCACCGCAAGCTCTCGCTGCGGGCATCGGTGACGAGCGAGCTCGTGCTATCCGATTGCCGCGTCCCGGCCGATGCGCTGCTGCCGCTGGCCGAAGGCCTGAGCGGGCCGCTCGCGTGCCTGAACGAGGCGCGCTACGGGATCGTCTGGGGCGCAATGGGTGCCGCGCGTACCTGCTACGAGACCGCGCTCGATTACGCCAAGACGCGCGTGCAGTTCGATCGCGCGATCGGCGGTTACCAGCTCACGCAACAAAAGCTCGTCGACATGCTTCTCGAACTCAACAAGGGGACGCTGCTGGCGCTGCATCTAGGTCGCGCCAAGGACGCGGGGCGGCTTCATGCATCGCAGGTCAGCCTGGGAAAGCTCAACAACGTGCGCGAGGCGCTCGCGATCGCGCGCGAGGCGCGAACGGTCCTCGGCGCCAACGGCGTGACGCTGGAATATCCGATCATCCGGCACATGAACAACCTCGAGTCCGTGCTGACCTACGAAGGCACGAGCGAGATGCACGCGCTGATCGTCGGCAAAGAAATCACCGGACTCGCAGCGTTTAGTTGA
- a CDS encoding HIT domain-containing protein: MALWISELISGPAQRVWEKPDPEHTFRGRLDGTRAKADEVVYEDDDVFAFRHNIDKSKEEWWEYHVVIIPKKWVPTILDLGLGDAKIWHRLIAGIQRVAFALGLYDKGFMIRMGVLPPYQHTEHVHIHILAGKHTSPVVDGPLADVS; the protein is encoded by the coding sequence ATGGCTCTCTGGATTTCGGAATTGATCAGCGGGCCGGCGCAGCGCGTCTGGGAGAAGCCCGATCCCGAGCACACGTTCCGCGGCCGGCTCGACGGCACGCGCGCCAAGGCCGACGAGGTCGTCTATGAAGACGACGACGTGTTCGCGTTTCGCCACAACATCGATAAGAGCAAGGAAGAGTGGTGGGAGTACCACGTCGTCATCATTCCAAAGAAGTGGGTTCCCACGATCCTCGATTTGGGGCTCGGCGACGCCAAGATCTGGCATCGCCTGATTGCCGGGATCCAGCGGGTGGCGTTCGCGTTAGGCCTCTACGACAAGGGCTTCATGATCCGCATGGGAGTTCTGCCGCCGTATCAGCACACGGAACACGTCCACATCCATATCCTTGCGGGCAAACACACGTCGCCGGTGGTGGACGGTCCGCTCGCCGATGTCTCGTGA
- a CDS encoding VOC family protein, with the protein MQIAIPRGSEERARAFYVELLGFDEVPKPPELAVRGGVWLRGGGANLHLGADPDFRAARKSHPAFVCADYDALLRHLSSRGVPIERGENLFEGNAHCYVTDPFGNRIELIAEQE; encoded by the coding sequence GTGCAAATCGCGATCCCGCGCGGGAGCGAAGAGCGGGCGCGCGCGTTTTACGTCGAGCTGCTCGGATTCGACGAGGTTCCGAAGCCGCCCGAGCTCGCGGTGCGGGGCGGAGTGTGGCTGCGCGGCGGTGGGGCGAACCTGCACTTGGGAGCAGATCCGGATTTCCGCGCGGCCCGTAAGTCGCACCCGGCGTTCGTCTGCGCCGATTACGACGCGCTGCTGCGGCATCTCAGCTCGCGCGGCGTTCCGATAGAACGCGGCGAGAATCTCTTTGAAGGGAATGCGCACTGCTACGTGACCGATCCGTTCGGCAACCGCATCGAGCTCATCGCGGAGCAGGAATGA
- a CDS encoding chromate transporter: MNGVDNLLHLLWTFAQLSVLGFGGGKGIIPQMHYDAVTRYQWVTSQQFTQFYTIGKLVPGPTTVFAALVGYAATPGRPLLGAAVATIAMFVPSSAIMVVFDALWVRFQASPWRVIISQGLAPAIVGLVWSSVWTIARGVEVSAVAYAVAVVVTVLMLRRKLSAPVLILLSGVVGVAALR, translated from the coding sequence ATGAACGGCGTTGACAACCTGCTGCATCTGCTCTGGACCTTCGCGCAGCTGTCGGTGCTGGGCTTCGGCGGTGGCAAGGGCATCATTCCGCAGATGCACTACGATGCGGTGACTCGCTACCAATGGGTGACGTCGCAGCAGTTCACGCAGTTCTACACGATCGGCAAGCTCGTGCCCGGGCCTACGACGGTCTTCGCGGCGCTCGTCGGCTATGCGGCCACTCCCGGGCGGCCGCTGCTCGGTGCCGCCGTGGCGACGATCGCGATGTTCGTTCCGTCGAGCGCCATCATGGTGGTCTTCGACGCGCTCTGGGTGCGCTTCCAGGCGTCGCCGTGGCGCGTCATCATCTCCCAGGGCCTGGCGCCGGCGATCGTCGGACTAGTCTGGTCCAGCGTATGGACGATCGCGCGCGGCGTTGAGGTGAGCGCGGTGGCGTACGCAGTCGCGGTGGTGGTGACGGTCCTGATGCTGCGCCGCAAACTCAGTGCGCCCGTGCTCATCCTCCTGTCGGGCGTCGTAGGGGTCGCCGCGCTTCGCTAA
- a CDS encoding GNAT family N-acetyltransferase, protein MNFALVRPAPEYLPPYVAALRRGYSPSSSRAERRLEELDAIAADADAFLASCEDLEARGAPVVLPDGSRVQRLPGFVRWMWDGDFAGSIGLRWQPGTPELPAWCHGHVGYGVVAWKRRRGYATQALRLILPEARRVGLPYVEVVTSPENVASQRAIAANGGVLIERFPTVAAHGGADALRYRIPVLG, encoded by the coding sequence ATGAATTTCGCACTCGTGCGGCCGGCGCCCGAGTATCTCCCGCCGTACGTCGCGGCTCTGCGACGCGGATATTCGCCGAGCTCGAGCCGAGCCGAGAGACGGCTGGAGGAGCTCGATGCGATCGCTGCAGACGCCGATGCGTTCCTCGCGTCGTGCGAGGACCTCGAAGCGCGCGGTGCACCGGTCGTGCTTCCCGACGGATCGCGGGTGCAGCGCCTACCGGGATTCGTGCGCTGGATGTGGGACGGCGACTTCGCGGGCAGCATTGGGCTGCGCTGGCAACCCGGTACGCCGGAGTTACCCGCGTGGTGCCACGGGCACGTCGGTTACGGCGTGGTGGCGTGGAAGCGCCGCCGCGGATACGCCACGCAGGCGCTGCGTTTGATCCTTCCGGAGGCCCGCCGGGTCGGGCTTCCCTACGTCGAGGTCGTGACGAGCCCCGAAAACGTCGCCTCGCAGCGCGCGATTGCCGCCAACGGCGGAGTGCTGATCGAACGCTTCCCCACGGTCGCGGCGCACGGCGGCGCTGATGCGTTGCGCTACCGCATCCCGGTCCTAGGGTAG
- the tuf gene encoding elongation factor Tu has product MAKQKFERTKPHVNIGTTGHVDHGKTTLTAAIMHCLSTEGLAQKVGVDQIDNAPEEKERGITIAISHQEYETTKRHYAHVDCPGHADYIKNMITGAAQMDGAVLVVAATDGPMPQTREHILLMRQVGVPRIIVFLNKVDMVDDEELLELVEMEIRELLSQYEFPGDDTPIIRGSALKALNSSGKRGDAEADPIFKLMDTIDDYIPQPEREVDKPFLMPVEDVFTITGRGTVGTGRVERGQVKVGEEVEIVGLKDETKKTVVTGIEMFRKLLDAGIAGDNIGVLLRGVDRNEIERGQVLAKPGSVKPHKKFKAEVYVLSKEEGGRHTPFFGNYRPQFYFRTTDVTGTIKLPDGVEMVMPGDNVQMDVELITPIACEEGLRFAIREGGRTVGAGVVTAVAE; this is encoded by the coding sequence ATGGCGAAGCAAAAGTTCGAGCGCACCAAGCCGCACGTAAACATCGGCACGACTGGTCACGTCGATCATGGCAAGACGACGCTGACGGCGGCAATCATGCATTGCCTATCGACCGAGGGGCTGGCGCAAAAAGTCGGGGTCGATCAGATCGACAACGCTCCCGAGGAGAAAGAGCGCGGGATTACGATCGCCATCTCGCATCAAGAGTACGAGACGACCAAGCGACACTACGCGCACGTGGACTGTCCCGGTCACGCCGACTACATCAAGAACATGATCACCGGCGCAGCGCAGATGGACGGCGCAGTGCTCGTCGTGGCCGCGACCGATGGCCCCATGCCGCAGACCCGCGAGCACATCCTACTCATGCGCCAGGTCGGTGTGCCGCGCATCATCGTCTTCCTTAATAAGGTGGACATGGTAGACGACGAAGAGCTGCTCGAGCTGGTCGAGATGGAGATTCGCGAGCTGCTCAGTCAGTACGAGTTCCCGGGCGACGACACGCCGATCATTCGCGGGTCGGCGCTCAAGGCGCTCAACTCGAGCGGCAAGCGCGGCGACGCGGAAGCCGATCCCATCTTCAAGCTGATGGACACGATCGACGACTACATCCCGCAGCCGGAGCGCGAAGTCGACAAGCCCTTCCTGATGCCGGTCGAGGACGTCTTCACGATCACTGGCCGCGGCACCGTCGGTACCGGAAGAGTGGAGCGCGGCCAGGTCAAGGTCGGCGAAGAGGTCGAGATCGTCGGCCTCAAAGACGAGACGAAGAAGACCGTCGTGACGGGCATCGAGATGTTCCGCAAGCTGCTAGACGCCGGCATCGCCGGTGACAACATCGGCGTGCTGCTGCGCGGCGTCGACCGCAACGAGATCGAGCGCGGACAAGTGCTGGCGAAGCCCGGCTCCGTGAAGCCGCACAAGAAGTTCAAGGCCGAGGTCTACGTCCTCTCAAAAGAGGAGGGCGGACGCCACACGCCGTTCTTCGGGAACTATCGGCCGCAGTTCTATTTCCGCACGACCGATGTGACGGGAACGATCAAGCTGCCGGACGGCGTCGAGATGGTCATGCCCGGGGACAACGTTCAGATGGACGTGGAGCTCATCACGCCGATCGCCTGCGAGGAAGGCTTGCGCTTCGCGATCCGTGAGGGCGGCCGAACCGTGGGCGCGGGCGTCGTCACAGCCGTCGCCGAATAA